The window tttaaataaactcgcCCGTCTGATTACGTATTCATGTGCAATGATCTTTGAATTCATGATggctataatattatagatgacaataaaaataaagaaaaacaaaacatttataaatgtaaagttCTTTGACCTAACCAGTTTGTTCATCTCAATAACTTTTGGATTTCCATTTTCTTAATTGtatattgtgttttatgttttatttgcatttttcaaaattaattatttaacattttaatgctATTAGTCTTAATAATGAGCTGATATTCTTCGTCTTTGCTTGGAGCCCTCTATCATTTGAGTTCCTTAATtggtttaacatttaaattttatgagtaGTTGAATTTTTTGGGTTGTCgtgaatataatgtttttcaattttgTCGTGTCCTAtcctatttatattgttatgtgTACCTATTCTTATAAGTTTTCTCTAAACAAGGCTAAGACATATtcttaagtttattattatgctaaaaatgtttttaaaacattacaacgGATCTTTTTTCTGTTAAATCGAAAACTATACGAATAgtattgttgttatatataatttcttaagttgtagataattgaaataattacaaagtcCTCCGGCTTTTCTAGGTTCTTTGTCGTCAATTTAAGCTGATGTCGCGATTGCGTGTCCTCAACACTTTCGTACGACCATAGATTccatttaaactattataagaaattgtCCCTAACAGAAGTACTGTTTACGGAGTACGGAGTACGTAACGTTTTatggaattaattttgatgaaatacGTTCAAGCTGTCGGTTCCAAGATAAACGATGAGAACTCTAACTAAGCTCCTTATAATGAAGATTCAAAAGTGATTGTAAAGACGTATTATAATGAagtatacttaaattttattcactttatAATTTGACATTTGGAAGTCATTTAATGAAAcctattacaaatattttacttaccgAGCTTTCATCGTTATTAGTTGAAAgagttataaaacttttgttaaaCAAACGAAGGAGAGtaactaagaaataaataatatagtaaaagcAATGATTTAccgatttaaaaaatctcttGTCTTTATAGTTTAGTGTAGTAgatattgtataaaacataaccagcgtctgtatatatgtatatattttcttataatatgcAATGGTGGTGCcagtttaataaatacgtattaACGCGTACATAGCTCTAAAAAAACGtttcttattcaataattaaatcataaaaactgACGTACACCTGGTCGAAATGACAGAATTAGTGAACATATAAATGtcccttaaatattttttttgtaaactttaaattgcatattttcaacaataatttttatcaaaacctCCGCCGAATTCATTATTCAGGCATAACTATGGAACATATGTTGCATTCATATGTCACGAAAACTACTTACGAATACCGTTAAAGTTAGACACATTTTGGAGACAAAAGTTTTCACACATTTCGTTTTAATGGGCTAGTCAAACATATTTGATACATATATCgatgtcattattaaatatcttttattgtttaagtatggaagataatatttataaagattttcattaccgaataatcttttttataaaaagtgtaaTAGTAGGTTTCTGTATATCTAAGTAAAATCAATGAGGtatggataatatttttttatttctccatCACATAACGCGACTAGAGGTAACAATAATATGGCAGTGTTAGCGATTATCTTAAGTACTAAATTTAAGCCCTCTTAATTTCAACTTTCTGTGGCTGAGATGCGATGTATTCAAGAGCTCTCAAGATGTATTCGGGGATTGGCTGAGGAGTGGGGAGGTGAGCACcctgtaaataaacatatttatcattatcattGCTCAAtatttcaactttattttGCGATGATAATCACCATTTTGTAATGGTTTTCAGTCACAGTACCCTCTACCATTACCCTACATTTGATGTGACTGGTAGATAATCCTTCAGTTCTAGGTTTATCATTTGGACAATATTCAATGCaatgaaattttacataaaatgagTAATTATCAACaactgatattattttgtatcagaAACGTAGTAATTCAAGAATACGAAATAAATTACTCATCGTCGCATAAAGAATGTCACCTTTGCAACCTACGTCAGTTAATTAGATAGCATAGAGCCTTTGACTCGGTCGGAATGCCGTAGGTTCATATGCGAAGTGTTGTGGGAAGGCAACCTCGTCGTCAAAAACAACGTTTATAACTCTGCTTTCCAtatcaaatgattttatagttcttaatatcattaatttattacctgAGGTTGGTATCCATTCTCGTTGGCGATGTATTGGATAGAGTAAGATTGACCGTCGTTACCGACGTAAGAGTTTGATCCTTGCACTTCAAGAGCTTCGTCCTCctgatataagaaaattatttattaatattttgtaacaagaatatttataactccatttattaaactacgtgatgatatagttttattatgtaatattattatttaatatatttggtatGCTGCGGTAATAAGGTAATACTAAGATGACCTTATAGTAAATATCAAGGctgtacattaatttataacatgtttCGGCAACACGCTCATCTTCTAAATGTCATTCGGATTGACCTCTATCTGTTATGATTAGTAATTTACTAGccttatattacaaatatcatatttttccgatgtaaatttttcgatatatatatatatatatatttattttgcgcTTCAACATGTaactttttatcatttataaaacttgttcatagaaataaaaagtaatcgtTTCGTGGTATATCGATTTATAAGTTTAACGAGTGGCGTTGTTAGAGTACTTACACGTCCGACGTTCTTCAATACTCCGCTTTCTTTGGCCTGGATACCGTTGGAGGTCTGGAATTCGTACCGGTACTGGTCGGGGAAGACATCGGCATCCTGGCTGACGATCTGGGCAGCGGCATCGAGATGGGAGACGTCAGCGGCAGCGACGGCCACAAGGGCGAGGATTGCTACGAAGGATTTCTAtccaaaaaagttattatcagTATTGATAAGGGACACATTTGTcttaatacagaaaaaaataataatttggaagacatattttttttttgttaaattactttatacaatatataaaaatatatatgtatatacattttattatattgtaatcttGACTCACCATGATGTATCAAGTTAACAGGCGATGTGTAActgtgattatattataatcgtcTCGCGTTTTATACTCCGGGGATTCGTTCGATTATGGGTCTATGTATTACATTTGCATTATTTTGCAACTAAGAATCTTCAATGTGAttcgattttttatttttttacaaggtGAATCAGTTTTTGAATCTCATAAAGATGTCATTAATACTTCCTTTGGAAAGGAGCTTGCCTATTGGTAATATTGCTAGATTCGtttacgatattttaaaaatataatagaatagcgggtctttaatattattaaaacaacatgtGTAAGAAATTCTTTgagtgttaatttatttttcattaagtaagtatctttattaacttattcattttaaagattatttgttCAAATCTTATTTTGAGCCGAgctgaatacatatatatatatatatatacgatcaCAACGTACGCGAAACATAttgaaaattgaataaatatcgCCGAAGCAACAACGTTGTTTGGTAAAAATATCGTTGGTTGGTAAagtcgtaataaaaatttggctATATAAACTCGAATATTCCTGATACCACCGAACAAAagggaatggcattgctatcttATGGTATAgcttataagttttattagaGACAAAACCTCTaggcattcaatggattcaccgtgcgggtgctgggtccatcgcgttgcagggaaaggtgcttcaacagtgcctgggacttgcgacccaggtgtaggttgaAGAGGCCCCTTACTAACGCTTGTTAAACGCTCttctccactgtccaagctcctctccctaccaaACCAAATTTGTAAAGAACCTACTACGGCTACCTTCGAaatacgttccaagaatgaattgatgtgagttctggacaggcccaagtctctTAGTAGGTTGTAAaaagatttagccgttatacatCTCACCCTATCATCaaaacgcgctttaaaattcgcgaatacataaatatgtctggtctgaaCACCGACGCACAAACATCCTCCtgaattttgtattgttttccATACGTATcgatcattatagtccaataggaagccgctttaaggatggagaaaggcttgacatttgattttatagccctagtgccctctctcacaaaacttcatgatcgctcgtttgtggttatttcccttaGCGCTCTGACTACCGAAAgacttcacgtatgatttccagaaccctatcgtaacgacgcgagtattaaccactatccaggagtaccttatatcccactaacaaatgcctagcagttccaactgccttcccaccgatatagcaagtcttttcggtacctttaccccatcttactaaattactctgatctgggagagacATTTGAAACgaattgagatagaattttagcaatgctggcgacgaATCACGGATTAAGTTGCGCTATTTTAGTGCtaataggatgaaaaatcacctatgtctaaccactcgttctgcatttcttaAGTCATttcatggatcttatatttatcattctcgtcctgcctaataaaagacttcaatatatccgtatcttggactttcttacttgatcctaaccctactctgttattTTGTGCTCCTATTataacgacgtcatcatgggatttccccTGAAACTTATCTtatggaaactctcaggtatttatagagctccgatggcctttttaaaCTCATCCCAAAATCattgcgatccctgaataaaaatatacctgtAAATAAGTTTCGTAATTTTTCTAGAACCTCCCGCTGACTGTGAAAAGCAAACTATATAACCAGACGGTACAGGTTGTTCTTCATTTTACAAAGTACTTTTGGAggacagtttaaaaaataagatattaaaaaaaactgttgtttatattaacactatttcttttaatatattctcaatttttattaattgatgtagttattgttataatcaATAGCCTGGTCCActcatgtaatttttattaaatactcttTTGTATCTACTATTTTGTATCAGCTAgacaataaattacaaaacatttcttagcatttattctgaaatttttttcctaattattattttttaatgaaagctTGAGCAGaataatgtacaaataaaagtgTTAACCATTGCCAAATCTCATTCTAATTGGAGATGTGTTTCCGTCTGAGGGAAGAGaatttaaatccaaaaaaGAATAGAGaacataatacaatatataaagaagAAAAGCGTTATCGAAAAAATAAGCCGAAATTCTGTTAATGAGAATGacaaaaattgttaaacatttatccgaaaaataacTGCAAAACCAAAATGAGTCTGATGTGTacttttataatcatatatcctcactattttactatattcatTACcatgaaaagatcacatttaATTGTCATCAGAACCACCGCAAAGGCTGTTTCGCATAAAAATCTGTATGTCAATaggtcaattttttttgtgtcaaaCTTGTTCTATCGTCAAACACGTGAGGCAGGTTTTAGATTATAATGAAGCAcgcctaaaaaaatatttacaaaactaaaaaataccaaaataagacaaataattttacatattacactAGATACGTGTTACtgcgtatttttaatattagagcTACTTTTGGAGGAATAAAACTCTTAACCCTTGGATCATgtcatgaaaatttttaataatatatctgtaaATATGGTCCAgttaaactgatttttttcactatataactgttatttattcaacacatatatataataattatttattctacacTTCCTACAAAATCCTCTTTTGTCGAGGATagacaaacattattttaaatcttgtaaatcatcatcattatttttaattcataatttctCTTTCGTATTAACAAGAAATAACACATCACTGAGCTATGCTTAAAATAGGTccaattcaaaaaaaaattgacgaTTTAATAGTAATCCGTCCAGTTTAACCATCCATtccatttattacatatatctaAGAATTAGCATGAGTTTACACGATTAAAGATTATGGAAATACTTATTTGGTGCAAGCATAtactataatttaacattatttatggaGCTGAAATCGTTTCGTTCTAAAAGACCTAGATGATGTAACTCATATGTTAACAGTAGAAAGGCGGGTGAGTATACTGTTATATCTCAACCTTATcatttaagacaaaaatataaaaaattacgttagaaatttacataaactttggcgatataatattacattttgtttaatttaaaaaaaaaattgtatgttccaaaaaaataacactgaATGCATAGTTTCTGTCCTTGATatgaaaagtatatttttttttaacaattgagATTTAgtgagtttaaataatatacgaaaaaaatcCAACACGTCACGATTctggtttttttaatattgagtaCAAAAAAATggctacaaaattattaataagtgtCTGTGTCTATTATAATAGACCAGAAATAAACACATCGGGGCCTACTCCCAATATTCCCACAATTTTTATGATTCTGTTTTGAGATATCcttttttagatataataaatttaccataatactaaaaaaaaaacggccAGGCTGAAGTTTACACAACCTActtgatattttgaaaaaaaaaaatttttaccttCTCATCAAATTTTTTACATGAATTCTGAAATAACTTGTGGTTAGaccgaaaataaaatgtaatgattacttcatttttaaaatttttaaattcactgGAAGGgcataaactttttttacttcGTAAATAAGCCATAGTTTAAGATAGTGTCGCAAATATTAAGGATAGGACTCATAACCGTAATTGGAAATatacatcaaatatatatgaaatgaagCTTCTCGAtcatgtacattttttttttgctaaaccagtctatttaattaagaaatttaaataattacaccaCTATATTTATAGCCTATagagtaataaatttacataatatggaTTCgggtataaatttaaatattatcatgtcTCTTGCGCGtgacacaaaaatattgtcatttagACTTATAAGATATAGGGAGGAAGGTCCTACATTCATAAATCAatccattaatttataagaattgtttgataattttgtttttatgtattcaaTATCCACTTATATCTCATAAACgttgtatgtataatacaGAGACGTCCTCATCAAAGtgtcattttattactaatctaCGTGATATAATcatacttattatatgtatgtagatgttattatatgtatatgcagTGAATATGTAATTGAGatacataataattcattcattatatgtatttgcaTTAAAAAGGAATCTCTtgcttatacattttaatatttttataatgcgtataataataaaaaaaaatttttgcataTGAGCTTCGAatgctaataataaaatctatctataaaatacagttctggtgtaaaaaaaaattgagtaaAGTCTTTggaatagtttataaattataagttttaaaatattagacatcaataatttaaaaatgcttttgtgttttgttttccttaaggtgacataatattttttaaattcaacaaatatcAAGGTTCATTTTATCCGTTCTTGGAATATGTCTCGGGATTGAAAGAATTCCTATATACATATCTGTAACAATatactcatataaaatattgttacttttatcataatatttctttttgttcattttaatttttattatttaggtatctgtatatatctatatatgctAAGTGTAGGCCACATGGGTAATAAGTCTTAAATTAACACATGTACATACCCATTACATTAAGTTGAATTTATGAGCGTTAGGATTTAATTGATATCAATGTAAGTTGATTATAATAGAAGCTAGATTAATATCCGTATAATGTTTCgtgatttgtaattatttcgacgaaaacataattataatagtcttaaaaaatatattgaaatttcatGGAAGGTTACCAAATTTTGTATATCCTTGAAGCTGTGTTCgactatttgtatatttgtatttaatatattcaagaaaaatttattaagagtaaacttatataaaaataattaaaaaatcaccaGACTTACTATATAAGGCTTAGGTatacattatatgaaaaatatttgattaaacaaTCACGCGGACATctttgaaataactttatgGACATCTTCTGTAtcttaatgatttattatttgaattctcATAAAATTCTATCACACGTTGTTAgcagtttttatattttgttgtttgttgTTGTTATCCCTATTCATAAGACGGCACTGTAATGTTTCTAGTCAAGTCTTACACGGACAGACCGAGCTATATTTGCTAAgcttatataactattttctgaattattaatatatcgaaATTGTGGTGATAAATTCCATTCACCTACCAACAAATCAATCTATTTATACCCtacttagttatatttaattgagtttcatattaaatgtgCCTGTTTTTATTATCGGTTCAAACATCAACTTTCTTTTTCCTACACACTCTTTCCTTTTGTATGCATAGAGAATTAGAATATCATATGGGTAATAATTGCAATAATTGCATTTGCGGAAAGTAACTTTGATTTCCTTATggcaacaaaattatttttgatatttaagacttattaatatattatacatagacTGTAGGTCAG of the Danaus plexippus chromosome 13 unlocalized genomic scaffold, MEX_DaPlex mxdp_15, whole genome shotgun sequence genome contains:
- the LOC116770209 gene encoding cuticle protein CP14.6-like yields the protein MKSFVAILALVAVAAADVSHLDAAAQIVSQDADVFPDQYRYEFQTSNGIQAKESGVLKNVGREDEALEVQGSNSYVGNDGQSYSIQYIANENGYQPQGAHLPTPQPIPEYILRALEYIASQPQKVEIKRA